Part of the bacterium genome is shown below.
CGTGACGGGCCACTCACTCCACGACGCCGGCCAGACCCCGCCCAGGGTCTCGCCGGAAGTCCAGGCCCTCCGCGCCGGCGTCAGTGGCCTCGTGGTGCTCTGCACGCAGTTCAACGAGCACGTGTACTTCCAACGTCAGAACTGGTGGATGGAGGGCGTTGCGGAGGCCTGCCGCCGTTTGGGAGCGCGCCTGGCCGTCAAGCAGCACCCCTCCGACACGCCGGTGAACATCCGGCTGTACCGCAAGCTGCTGCGGCCGGGCGACGACAGCGTCGTGCTCATCCCCCACGGCCAGCACCGCCTGGACGAGCTGCTCGTGGCCTGCGACCTGATGATCACGCGCGACTCCACGGTCGTGTTCGAGGCCAACCTGTTCGACCGGCCGGCGGTGACGATCAACCTGAGCGCCGACGACGAGGAACTGCCCTATGCGGCGACCGGCGGGGCGTTGGGCGTGTACCGCTACGAGGACATCGGGACAACCATCGAGGCGGTGCTGCGCGAGGAGAGCGTGCGGTGGGAGTTGGCAGAGAAGCGGGCCAGCTTCCTGGCCCTACACACCGGCCCGGGCGACGGCCAGGCCACTGCGCGCATCGTGGACATCATCGCCCAGTGGGCCGACCACCGCCGCCCCAACCGCTGACCCCAATCCCCAATCCCTAATCATACACCAACAGCACGTTGCTGAGCTTACGCTCGGGCCTGGTCACGAACTCCCCGTTGGAGTACAGGGCGCTGGAGGAGCCGCCGTCGAGGTTGGCGGCCTGCTTGCAGTTCAGGCGCAGCATGATGTTCCCGAGCTTGTTGAGGCTGATCCTGCTCCCCACCGTCACCAGCACCAGCCGGTTGTCCCATGTCAGGCCCAGAGCACTACGGCGGGCGCTGCCGAGGACCGCGCGGTCCCGGAAGCCCTCGAGGCGCGGGTGCAGCCACAGCTTGCCGTCCCGGACCAGGGTCGGCCCCGTGCAGATGGCGTTGTAGACGCCCTCCCAGCCACGGTGGCGGCCGTAGGTGCCGCTCTGGTAGCGGAAGGTCAGACGGCCTTTGGCGTCCAGGGAGATCGTGGTGCCCCAGCGCCCGTCATACAGCATCTTGCCGTGGCGCACAATCGGGCCGGTCGGTGTGCCATTGAGCAGGTGGAAGTACGTGCCGTTGATGGCCACGCGCGGCTGGTAGTGCCGGACGATTCGGTAGAAGTCTTCGAGCGGGAAGTACCCGCGCGTCGGGTCGGCGTTGGCCGCGAAGCCGGGCACGAACCGCACGTGCTCGGCGCTCAGGTCCACCGTGACGATGTTGACGCCCACCCCGCCAATGAGCTGCCAGGTGCGCACGACGTGGTCGCTGCGCTGCTCGCGGCTGTTGCGGAAGGGAGGGGGCTTGTAGATCATGGCCGCCTCGACCTGACCGGGGGCGGACGGCGTGAGCGGAGGGGCGACTACCGGGGTGACTTGAGCCCCCTCTCGGGGCTGGTAGGGTGTGAGGAGCAAGCCCCCGCACAAGACGATGCCTGTTACGACCAAGATGGTGATGCGCGCCAATCGTTTCATAGGGCTTCGACCGCTTCCGTGACGTGGGCTACGAAGGTCGCCACACAAAATCCAGATTTACTGCACTTTCCTCCTTCTATCTATATAGAGTATTCCCTGTCGCCGACCATTCCATGTGCTTTGTGTGACTCTTGAGCAGCCGTTGCGGTGCTCCGTTGACCCCAGGATCACACTATGGCGGAGTCGGTAGCCAGCACAAGCGGGAGAGTTGCATGGTCCGGTGGCTCAGGGACCTTTGGGGGGACGAGATGGGCATGACCAGCGTTGAGTACTCACTGCTGTTGACGCTGATCGTGGTCGCGCTCCTGGTCACGTGGGAGGGGCTAGGGTGTCATGTGGGCTGGACTGTCTGGCGCGTTGTCGGCCGTCTGCCCTTCGCCCGATAGACGTTTTGACGACCGCCGCGACGTGGCAGCACCGACCTCACGAGAACTCCGCGATGGCCTTCTTGGCGAGTTCGGAGGCGTCGGGCCGCTTGCCGGTGGCAGCCTTCTGCAGCAGCGCCATCCCCTCGGCCTTCTTGCCCGTCTTCACCAGCGTCCAGCCCATGTGGTACTGGACTATCTCGTTGGTCGGCCAGACCTTGTAGACCCCCTGCAGCACCCTGAGGCCCTCGGCGTAATTGCCATCGCGCACCAGGGCCCATCCCAGGGTGTCAATCACCGCAGGGTTCTTGGGGGCCATGGAGGCCGCCTTGCGCGCCCATGCCACCGCGGTGCCGGTGTCCTGGCCGCGGTCGGCCAGCAGCAGCGCGATGTTGTTGGCCGAGGGCAGGTTGCCAGGGTTGATGATGAGGGCTTCGCGGTAGTGGGTGATCGCCTCATCCTCGAGCCCCGCCTGGTGCAGAGCGCTGGCGGCCATGAACTGCATCTCGTCGGAGTCGGGTGCCAGCTTCGCCACCTCGCGCGCCTGAGGTCCTACCTGGTCCTTCCTCCCGCCGAAGAGCAGCATCTGCGTGTAGGCGGCGCGGATGCGGACGTTCTTGGGCGATAGCCGCACTGCCCTCCGGTACTGCTTGTCGGCGTCGTCAAACCGCTTCAGGATGGTCAGGGTGTCGGCGTAGGCCCAGACCACGTCAGGGTCCTTGCCGTGGCGCTTGACCGCGGCCGCGAGCAGCGGCTCGGCCTCCGGGGCGCGCTTCTGCACCATCAACACCCGCGCCAGCAGCTCGATGGCCTGGGGGTTGTTCTGATCGCGCTGCAACACCCGGCGGACCAGTGGCTCGGCCTGGTCGGCCTTGCCCTCCTCCATCAGGGTCCGACTCAGCAGCAGCGCGGAGGGAGCGTACGTCGGGTCGAGGCTAACCGCCTTCTCGAGGGTCTGGCGTGCCTGTTGGCGCTGCCTCATGGCCGCGTAGGCGCGCGCTAACAGGTCGTAGTTCGCGGCCGTAGGATCGGCCTTGACCCGGTCCCGCGCCCGAGCCAGCGCCTCGGCCGCGCCATAGCGCGCCACGTCGGCGTCCACCCGGGCCTGCGGGGCGGACTGCTGCCGACGGCCGCAGCCGCAGGACAGCAGCACGGCAACAATCAGGATGGAAGCGGCAATGGGTCGCCTCATGGCAGCGCCTGCCTCGGTGCGGATGTCTCGGCGGTCATTGTACCATTTGGCGGCCTCGGGTGGAAGACCTGCTGTCGCGACCCCGCGGGGAGAGGCCGGTACGCCCGACACTCCTGTCGGGCGACCTTGGTGTGCCCGACAAGAGTGTCGGGCGTACCCGGCGTACCCGACCTGCCCGACAAGAGTGTCGGGCGTACCGCGCAGCGGGCGGTCCCCGATCCCCAAGAAACACAGGCCCCCTCACCGAGGGGGCCTGTGCTGGGTTGCTGGGCTTAGTCCCGCTTCTTGCGGAAGTACGGCTTGGGCCGGCCGCTGTCGCCCGACTCGTCGGCGCGGGCCTCCGGGCGTCCGCCCCCTCCGCCACTCCCGCCGCCACCGGGGCGTCCCCCGCCACCGCCGCCGGGCCTGCCGCCGCTCGATCGTCCGCCGCCGCCGCCACGCGAGCCGCCACGGTCGCGGCTCGGACCGCGATCCGGTCGCTCTTCGTAGCCCTCAGGCTTGGGGAGCAGCTCCTTGCGGCTCAGGCGGATCTTGCCCTCCGGGTCCACCTCGATGACCTTCACCTGCATCTTGTCACCGACGCGCGCCACGTCTTCGGTCTTGCCGACGCGGTCCCACGACAGGTGGGAGATGTGCACCAGGCCCTCACGGCCGGGCAGCAGCTCGACGAAAGCGCCAAAGTCGGTCGTGCTGGTGACGGTGCCGTCGAAGACCTCCCCCACCTCCACGGTGCGGGTCAGGTCGTAGATGGCCTGCCGGGCGGCCTCCACGCCGTCGGGGTTGGTGCCGAAGATCAGCACCGTGCCATCGTCTTCCACGTCAATGTTGACCTCGTACTCTTCCTGCATGCGGCGGATGTTCTTGCCGCCGGGGCCGATGATGAGGCCGATCTGCTCGCGGTTGATGCTGATGGAGACCATGCGTGGGGCGTAGCGGGACAGCTCCGGCCGCGGATACGGGATGGCCTCGGCCATGACGTCCAGCACCTGCAGGCGCGCCTCGCGGGCCAGTTGCAGCCCCTCGGCCAGTACGTCTACCGACACGCCCTGGGTCTTGGTGTCCATCTGAACACAGTTGACGCCCTGGCGGGTGCCGGCGATCTTCAGGTCCATGCCGCCCATGAAGTCCTCGATGGCTTCGAGGTCCACCAGCAGCTTGGGCGACGCTGCATCCTCGATCATGCCGATGGAGATGCCCGCCACCGGCGCCTTGATCGGCACACCGGCGTCCATCAGGGCCAGGGTCGAGCCGCAGACGGCCGCCATGGAGGTTGAAGCATTGGCCTGCAGGACCTCGGAGACCAACCGCACGGTGTAGGGGAATTCCTCTTCAGGGGGCAGGACGCGCTCGAGGGCCTTCTTGGCCAGGAAGCCGTGCCCGATCTCGCGGCGGCCGGTGGAACGCAGGCCGCGCACCTCGCCCGTGGAGAAGGGCGGGAAGTTGTAGTGGTGCATGAACCGCTTGTACTCTTCTTCTTCCAGCGTCCGCACCAGCTTCTGGTCGCTGACAGCGCCCAGGGTCGTGATGGTCAGCACCTGGGTGACGCCGCGGTTGAACAGGCCGGAGCCATGGACGCGGGGGAGCAGGCCGACTTCGGCGGAGATGGGCCGGATCTCGTTCAGACCGCGCCCGTCCGCCCGCCGGTTCTCCTGGAGCGCGAGCTGCTTGAGGAAGGCCTTGATGACCATCTCGAAGGCCTCGTCCAGGTCCGGCTCCATCTTCTCGAACTGCTCGCCGTACTCGGCGACGATCTCCTTCTTGAGCGCGGTCAGGCCCGCCTGGCGATCCAGCTTGTCGGCGTCGAGCACGACATCGTGGATGCGCGTGGCGTACTTGTCGCGGACCAGCTCGACGATCTCGGCGCGCGGCTCCCAGATGAACATGTCCGCCTTGGGCTTGCCGGCCTTCTGGCGCAGCTCATCCATGGCTGCTCGCACCGGCACACAGGCCTCTTCGG
Proteins encoded:
- a CDS encoding phosphodiester glycosidase family protein — encoded protein: MIYKPPPFRNSREQRSDHVVRTWQLIGGVGVNIVTVDLSAEHVRFVPGFAANADPTRGYFPLEDFYRIVRHYQPRVAINGTYFHLLNGTPTGPIVRHGKMLYDGRWGTTISLDAKGRLTFRYQSGTYGRHRGWEGVYNAICTGPTLVRDGKLWLHPRLEGFRDRAVLGSARRSALGLTWDNRLVLVTVGSRISLNKLGNIMLRLNCKQAANLDGGSSSALYSNGEFVTRPERKLSNVLLVYD
- a CDS encoding tetratricopeptide repeat protein, coding for MRRPIAASILIVAVLLSCGCGRRQQSAPQARVDADVARYGAAEALARARDRVKADPTAANYDLLARAYAAMRQRQQARQTLEKAVSLDPTYAPSALLLSRTLMEEGKADQAEPLVRRVLQRDQNNPQAIELLARVLMVQKRAPEAEPLLAAAVKRHGKDPDVVWAYADTLTILKRFDDADKQYRRAVRLSPKNVRIRAAYTQMLLFGGRKDQVGPQAREVAKLAPDSDEMQFMAASALHQAGLEDEAITHYREALIINPGNLPSANNIALLLADRGQDTGTAVAWARKAASMAPKNPAVIDTLGWALVRDGNYAEGLRVLQGVYKVWPTNEIVQYHMGWTLVKTGKKAEGMALLQKAATGKRPDASELAKKAIAEFS
- a CDS encoding polyribonucleotide nucleotidyltransferase, giving the protein MIHEVEVDFAGRPLKFQTGKLAQLANASVVVSYGETVVLATCGVTPDPIEANFLPLRVDFEEKMYAVGRIPGGFFKREGRPSEEAILISRKIDRPIRPLLPHGLRHDVQVIITPLSAENDNITDIVAMIAGATAVHLSSVPFDGPLAAARVARLNGEFIVNPSFEQLAEAELDVVIAAGPQGIVQIEMDGAQIGEDICVEALRLAEEACVPVRAAMDELRQKAGKPKADMFIWEPRAEIVELVRDKYATRIHDVVLDADKLDRQAGLTALKKEIVAEYGEQFEKMEPDLDEAFEMVIKAFLKQLALQENRRADGRGLNEIRPISAEVGLLPRVHGSGLFNRGVTQVLTITTLGAVSDQKLVRTLEEEEYKRFMHHYNFPPFSTGEVRGLRSTGRREIGHGFLAKKALERVLPPEEEFPYTVRLVSEVLQANASTSMAAVCGSTLALMDAGVPIKAPVAGISIGMIEDAASPKLLVDLEAIEDFMGGMDLKIAGTRQGVNCVQMDTKTQGVSVDVLAEGLQLAREARLQVLDVMAEAIPYPRPELSRYAPRMVSISINREQIGLIIGPGGKNIRRMQEEYEVNIDVEDDGTVLIFGTNPDGVEAARQAIYDLTRTVEVGEVFDGTVTSTTDFGAFVELLPGREGLVHISHLSWDRVGKTEDVARVGDKMQVKVIEVDPEGKIRLSRKELLPKPEGYEERPDRGPSRDRGGSRGGGGGRSSGGRPGGGGGGRPGGGGSGGGGGRPEARADESGDSGRPKPYFRKKRD